Below is a genomic region from Eupeodes corollae chromosome 1, idEupCoro1.1, whole genome shotgun sequence.
GTTTCTTCCgttttaaaaatgcattcagtaaaaacaaatattgttctcaaaaaTTCCTGAGTGAACTAGTGTCTTAGCCAAccaacttctccatctagcttgctcaatgcttttaaaaagttcaaccaCCGATAAGTCATTGAATCTTTCTCTTAGTCATTTCTCCACTACTCCTAGGTACctatatttattgtttaattccCGTTCGCACTTCCTTGTTagaataagtttaaacttaaAGTAAGTAACTTCGGAACGAAAAACAATCGCCTTGAACTatacttccaaaaaaaatattagtttgaaaaatgtatcaatAGGAAATAgtcaacatatttttaaaaaaatacaaacaaaattaaataatcttgCTTCGAAAACTTGAATAAATTGGTTATTATTGCTGTTTTATTTACACTACCATGTTTggattaaaatatcttaaaaacgatggtgaaaagaaaacagaaaaacttaaattgataAGATTGTCTAATGAAAATGATGCAATTCTGGAAGATTCCGACAACGAAGTGAACAAGAGTTCTGATCTACAACAAGTTGGCACTCTATTGGTCTCCTATCTGCAAATTGGTGTCCTGCAATTGCTTAGTTCATCAAACGCCAAAGCTGAGGGTGAAGAGTAGTAGATGAAACTCTTTTTTCTCTAGAGTTTAAAAGTAGTCTTAgtaatttggaattaaaaacaaaataaaaaaaaaaaaaaaaaaaacgatttaacaaacatcaaaacaaaaaagcaaatagaaaagctgacaaatataaaattatctaaaacgaaaatctttaaaataaaattaaggccGCCTGTGAGTCGTCAACATTCTCCCGATCATCGTCAACTTTATCACCAGCATTAGCATCAGCATCGTCGTCATCGGTGGAATCAGCGACATCATCATCAatttcaacatcatcatcacaaTCACCTTCGCCATCAGCAGTTACAGCGTCTACGATTCGAACAGGAGTGACAAGTTGTTCTTCGTCAGCGGGTAATATCCTCAATTGTTCAACCTCGACGTCCAACTCCTCCAATTCAAACTCTACAACAAATTGCTGTTCTACTTCCGTTTCCGCTTCGTATTATTCAACGTCATCGAATTTGATTTCGATACGAATTATGGACTCCAAGGAATCAAATAGTAGCTCAGCTAGAAAAAGGGTAAATTTTATATGCatacttttcttttctttttaacaacTACCATATCTACTACtagtaaacattttgttgtctttttttctcGTATGAAAAAGaagattaaacaaaatattagtgATCAAATAATTTGGCTTTTTATTCATCTCATTTGGCTTTTTAATTAGTTTGTTGGTTTAGCgcaaagttaaaacaaaacgtAAGAAGCATGAGCTCTTTGAATTGATGCGTGCCCGCcagaaaacatacataaatagcAGCCCTAAAACTAGTGTGCGTTTAGTTTTAAGTCGCTTTTCtaaaaagaagaagttttgtTTGTGGAGGCTACTCTAatgcatttcaatttgaaattttattggcAAATGTCCAAATTTATAATAAGCTAGCCAAGTCCAAGTTCTTCcccttttataaaaatgtcatcTCTAAAGTATACAATCGGCTTTGGCGGCGTCCGGCCGGCGGCGCGGCAGCCGCGGAAAGAAAAGAATTTAGTTTCCTCATTTTTCATTCTTGATGAAGAGAGAGGGGTTAGATGatgaacaacaacaagaacaacaaacaatttgtttttgtagaactttggtattttatgtacataagtgcaatttttgtatagaaaagaattttaaataagattacATTGTGTttgattttgaacttattttgttataatttgatttttcttcttgatattttagaaaacaaatgaagaaaCAACAGTTAAAGACAGTGCAACAACGGCAGGTCCATCAACTTCCACAAACGACGATCAAGACGACAAGGAAGGTGATAAagatgcaaaaaagaaaaagaatcgtTGTGCTGTCTGCCGCAAGAAGGTTGGATTAACAGgtgagaaatattttgtttttatttgtttgttattttatactgtctcagtttaaaaaaaaaatgtgatatcaaAAAGAATTCTCGATTTTTTGACATTAGTTTTGAGTTTTAGTCAATGGATTGTTATTAATCGGGTACTAGTTAATGTCTTCAAATTTAAAGACGAACTTTTTTATGATATGTGCAAGCTTCAATAGACATCTCTCTACATCTGTCagattatattataatatttatagaaaGCCACAAAACCAAAAAGTAATACAGTTGCTCAAAAAAGAAAGCGGACAGCTTAAATTTTCCACTTAAAACCGCAAATAAACAATCTTAAACAAACTTAAGGAAATAgggtttatatattttaaatatttcttatttaaggtTCATAGAATATAACAAACGAACGGTTTCTTAAAatctaagtttaaaaaaaacaccagcatattttacatcaaaaaagaaatcggaCACTTTATGtatgaataatattttgtagATAGACCTTTGCTCTTTTTTACAGCATTAAACCTTTTTGGCATTTATTGGGAAAGTTTTACTAAAACAAGCTGGAATTTTGTCCCATTCACATTTTGAGGCCAGTTCTAGGTCCATTTTGCTTGAAATGGTGTAGTTTTTCAGCTGGGGTCGTTGTCTTGGTAAAAACTATATTCATCTCTGATTCCCAATTTTTGTGCACTCTGGTTTAGATTGTGTTTCAAAATCTGAATATACTTATATTGGTCCATAGTTACgtttataaacacaaaatttccTGGACCAGCAGCGGACATACAACCCCAAACCATAACTGCGCTTCCTCCATGTTTCACAGTTGGTCGCTCTTCATTTGGTTTTCTCCATACATATGTTTGTCCATCAGAtcggaataaattaaatttactctCGTCTGAGAACAAAACACATTTCcagaaagaaaaaactttactttgaTGGTGTAAGGCAAACTTTTTTGTCTTTATTCTGTTTTGCTGGATAATAAACGGCTTCTTCCGGGCGGCAACTCTTCCATGGAAATTGCTTTTTTGTAAAACTATTCTTACGGTTTCCGGATTGACATCCTTATTTGAATATTCTTTTACCTCAGCAGTTAACTTTGGTGTACTTATTAGAGGAAGATTCTGCACTTGCTTAGCAATCCAACGCTCATCGGCAacacttaattttgttgatCTTCTAGATTTTGAGGACTTTTCAACAGAATTTGTTTCTTTATACCTTTTTATAATGTAACTTACAGTAGAgggacttttttttacaatttctgcTATACAACGAACCGATTTccttctttaaaatgtttaatcacAAGTTTTCGTTGTCTTTCCATCTTGACTTccgttttaaaattgaatatattttggtTTCGCCTGACATAACAAAAAAGTTACGGCATACTAAAATATTCATTTAGTTCcgttaaaataagaagaaagtgCAGTGCTGCTAAATGTCcgatttcttttttgagattTGAGATAcagatattaaattatttaaagttttgaatggaatcatatttttttcatgCATTTGAAGTGCAAGGTCACaaacctttgaaaaaatatctatttgaacacttttgaacataattttaatgaaatatttttaaaaaacgacgAAAACATTATGTGTCCGCTTTCTATTTTGAGCAACtgtaagttttcttaaaaatttattcgcgtcttataatgtttttattacattaggttattaaaatattcctcGTATATTTCAAATCTTCATTTGAATCTAAATTAAGTTTTGAGAAACCTTAAATTGAATGCTGCTTGCAttgttttgagaaatatttgggtttcaaattgaaacttcaattttaagcttatgtggaaattttaaaaatatccgtttttaacattattttcatgattattgattcattatatttcaaaaatttgatgtaaTAGCTTTGGTTACATCGTTTAAACATTAATGATTAAGTGTTTCTAAAGTACTTATGTAAGACAGGTGACATAGCACCGCCAATAAATTTGTCACAAAATTGGTATTGCAATAAATTGATGGTTAAAAAAGTCTATGCACCGTCTTGTAACGGAAGCTCCTTTGTCATTTCAAAAtggttaattttttcttttaaagtaaatatacttttttttgtggttaAACGAATGCTGAAGAATTGCCAAACCTTACTAAACAAACTCAGAGGAGCTATTGACAGTTTATATCTCCAGTGGGATTCATAAATAAGTCGGAGAACTCTGCTCCAAGCGTTCTCAATGTGCTTAGGCTCTGCTCTGAGcctatttaaaaatgtctaacTGTCGAACAATAGACAACAGCCtagaaatgtctcatgcagctAAAATAGCACCCTATGTTTTTGAAGGCCATAATATTTCCTTTACATCAAATCTAGCAcactagaaattaaaaatcttggttttattaaattatcggGAAAGATAAGAATTGAAAGAGATTTGCAAGTAAATCATGAACATTTAAACCAAATATTCTGAAATAAATGTTCGCCATTATGTTAAGACTTATCATTCGCAACAATGAAATAAGGAAACCGAATTAATAATGACCAGTAAATCActagaaaaaatacaaagagaaagggtaaaggaaaaaaaaagtccTCAGAAATAAACGTGCTAGATATTCCAAGAGACCGCATAaccaacaaatttaagaaagagTAAAAATGCAGATACATCTTCAAATCACACATTGACAtcatgctgagttcttccgattatgtcaatgtcatcagcatatgccagtaattggacagacttttgaaagatagtgcctctagtgttgacgtgtgagctctgcactattctttcaagcacgatgttaaaaaaatcgcatgacagcgcatcaccttgtctaaagccttttttgacatcaaaaggttctgttaagttgtttccaacctttatggagcagcgtgaattctccatggtctggtcatcctgcacaaacggacaagtttggcagggatgccaaaactagacatggctctatacagctcgtccctgtagatgctgtcatatgcgtcattgaaatcgatgaaaagatggtgggtgacgatttggtgttcttgagttttttccaggatctgccgtaatgtgaatatttgatcaactgtggactttcctggtctaaaaccacactgataaggaacttAAGTTCTTTAGAACTTAGCTTCAAGTTATTTTTGAATGGAACTGAATTctaacttgttttttaaaattttgtaggaacCCGTAGCTCGTTCTGACTCAAAGTTCTgacattttacgaacaaaattaaaaacatttgtaagCTTTCGTTGGAGCagacatttacatattttaggaTTTCGttttaatattcttattttttttcgaaataaaaaaataacttttattgttttgcgttaaattattcttatataataattttcacATGCACACAATGTTCGTGTAGCATCAAAAGATGGAACAGAGATTGATTTCGATTCATAAAACCTGCTTCTTAAAAACTCGGACCTTTCATTCAGATATTAAAGTCTTGAAATTTCTAGAATACCATTGATGCATGCAATTTAAATGATGAAACTATTGTATTGAAAAGTTTCAAGAAATCGAAACGAAAAATGCAACATAGTGTCAAATCAGACGTCGACGTCTTTTATAAACAGATTCATCAACACTTTTATCTGCAactaacataatttaaaaacaggTCTTATGTCTATTTTCCTAGAAAATATGTCGTTTCTGAATAGAGCCTGCAAGACGCTTACAAAAAACCAAtggaacattttgtttgttaccTTTTTTATGTACAACAACACTTTTTTGTGAcggacaaagcttacgacatcaaaaaaacataaggaatgtaagaatgttattaaaacacagccaatttaatacttttatttaggtATCTTATaggaattatttataaatttcacgATAGCAACAATGAATTTAGAATTCTTCACTCAAAGAcgttttttatatcaaattaaatttagataAGTTATCTTTATTCAAGAAATTCATaagtaattaattaaagtttaaattatagaTATATTATAGATACGACGCGATCACCGCTACTGCTTAACTTCAactgagtttttcttttttgtcctGATGCAGCCGGATGCATCTTCTTATACTAGTTGTCTCTTTTCGTTCTTTacttgtaatgtttttttcatagaattaaattgatttaaattagcTTAGACAGACGGAAAACTAAGTGAAAGCCAATTTGagtatcaaaaatatgatattcAATTATCaacttagccgattccacccccaaattcattttttcaaattaatcatGATAAATTCCCAAAACCTTACTTAACAAGAAGTGTCAACACATTTTGACATACTCAATGGTCAATCCATAGCTCCATAGACAACAACCATTGAAATTGTTCATGCTACTAAAACAGAGCCCTATGGTTTTAACGGCCATTATATTTTCTCTTCAAATCTAGCACActtgaaattcaaaatcttcGATTTAGTAAATTATTGGCAAAGCCACAAAATCTTCATATGCTAGAGACTTACaagtaaatcataaaaatgtaaaccaAATATCCTGAGATGAATGTTTACCATAATGGtgagattttttattaaatcaatagGAAAAGTACAAAAAGAACGAAGAAAGGAAAGGAAGTTCTAGAGACACAGCTTAGCAAGTACAATAAAATCATAATTCCCCGATATCCAAACGGGGCACGTTGCAgtccaaaataataatatcctaGAACAGAGAGAAACCCTTAAAGGGACCTAGCCCCTTTGCGGCACAAGAAAAAAAGTGATCAAAAACAAGATCAAATCAGATAAATAGGCTAAAAATAAAAGGTCAGACTAATGGCCAATTTCTGGacaaagttctaaaataaattaaacgctATATCTAATAATTCTTGATTTATCGTTGGAATTTATCATTTTCATACCTAATCAAAACTTTAGAACTCGAATCTTAGATCTCAGTTTAATGGAACTGAATTCTAACTTGTTTTTGTAGCAATTTCTGActcaaaattctgacattttgcaaacaaaaacatcTGCCAGCTCTTGGTGGAGAAggcatatttttttaagcttttgttttcatataattatttttattccaaataaaaaatgtgtggacatcaatcaaaagaaattgatttcaatttcttatttcaccaatttttgaaaactcaatcCATTCATTAAGATTAAGCATGCCATCTAATcgataaaaactattttattgaaaagtataaaaaaatcgtGTGTTTAGTAGATTCTGCCAATAGATTATTGTCGAGATGAATAatgaaaattatcaaatattttttaatccaAACTGGATTAAATCTAATCGCCTTATTTTAGGGTCTAAGGAATCGAAGTTCTATCCAAGACTGAGATCTAAATCGGAGTTCTAGTTAACCGAGTTCTAATACTCGAGACGCCCAAATTTGAGAGTCAAATAAATCGAAGTTCTATCTCAGACTGAAATCTAAGTCGgggaagaaattaaataaaactcaaagCCTATTAGAAGACAAGAAACTATCCTCCCTTCAAATACCCCAAACTTTTCTTCAAGGAATTAATTTAGAAGACATACTGTAGAATGAACATTTTCATACATTCCTTAAGGGGGACATGCTATGTCCTATGACAGcctgtattttaaggaatttttaggtttttttttacgacCAGTAAATACATTcaactttattaagtttattatcatttattaacatagttcgacagtataaatacaaaatttgaattaaaaatattgtaaagaacaCGAGTTACAGCGGTGTGAACAACTCCAACTCGAAAAAACGAGCTCGCACTTCCTCCACGATTCGGACTGATTGGCTTatctacaacaaaaaaagtaaacggcGTTTTAATCTGTGTGCCTAAATGAATGCACTAAACTATCATCAaatgaatataccaaaaattggacttttgggagacatatgaaaaaaaacgtcgcgaattttgcgtttgttttgttttggtttttgctataaaaaaaatctaaatttttggaatttttgcttGTCGATGGTTTATTCGATGTGTTTACATGTGCTGAATCCAACCTTACAAATTCCAAGTCATTTGGTCAAGtcgtttttgagatacgatggaggaaagtttaaaaaccacagttttgagaaaaactcatttaaagtttcaagtactcttaactataaaaatatcaacttacctTTCAATCGGCGGCGATGCCTGGTCCATAGAGTATTCCTTCCTCTTTTCgttgaaactctttcaaagcagATTGTTCAGGTCTTGAATCAATTTTGGCTCGTTTAACGGCATCACGTTTCTCAATATAAGTATTGGCTTCGCGGCCTATAGGGCATCCTATAaccgacattactttcaaattaccttcaaaaccttcattaaagacttcctgaataactttatcagTAAGTTTACCTGGTCCTTTTCCACCGATTCCTTTCTTTGTTTTATCTTGTTTAACAGCCCGAAGACGTATCTTTAAAACGACttcgagttttgaaaaatcccttactaccgtattctagacatattaaactagcaatttatgaaaaaaaaaaactattttttgaaccCATCAAAAGGGAACAGAACATATTGTAGATTgcagttaggttaggttataggttaggttatagtggctgtccaagatggaaacggagacacttaggccagtttaatggcccattgtgataccacatgaatcttgaggcttcctcctaagctcaatggaaccagctagagtcccttacgaaacgtgagaggctgattatactgatatgatttagatcgtttagatctataaagaagaattctcctaggtaattcttgcgttctcgagctagagcagggcatgtgcagagaagatgaagaaccgtttcttcctcttcctcgtccatacagcttctgcaaaagtcatttgagaatacgcctagtctcgtggcgtgctttcctattagacagtgtccgattatgacacctattatcgattGCAGTGCATCAGTACCTAATTAATATAATCATTTATTAATTCATAgtaaattttactaattttccaaatatctaaaaccattttttttttttttttcattgcagGTTTTGAATGCCGATGTGGTGGATTATATTGTGCTGTACATCGGTACAGCGACAAACACGACTGCACATTTGACTATAGGGAACACGGGGCCCAAGAAATTAGACGCAATAATCCTGTAGTAGTTggcgaaaaaatacaaaaaatttgaacttttgtgCCATCAgttttataatatacatatatatatatatacataaaaaattaaatttaaataaatataattacaacaaaaacaaaaagaaaaaaaaaacatgaaacaaaaaacaaacaaaaaggaaatatacacatataaaaagaggaaaaagaaaacattacaaAACACAATACACACACACGCCcacatttaataaaacaacaacaaaaaaactacaattaaattttaaaaaaaaaatgaaaaataagtatagtacataatacaatttaaaacaaacaacaaattaagaaagaaaaaatactaaaaaaaagcggaaaaaacaatacaaataatacaaaatcgtGAAAAATTACCTAGtttactattaaattaaaagaaaaacatatacataaataataatgcaagtggaatattaaattttttgtgatcttttgttttctttcaaattaatattgattattattattattacttactatttaaaatatataaagagaaacaaaaaaaaagaaaagaaaagttttaggTAAAACATTAACGCATATATTGTAtgtaatatgaaaacaaaaaatcaacttacttttattaattacactcttaaatataataaaacaaattattattatgattattaattatgtatattaattCTGCCGCTGCAACCAATATTACTCTCTCTTTCTATGTCTCTCTCTATCTCTCACTCACTCACCACCACCAAAACACCAGACAGgcgaattatttgttttttttttcttcttctcctttttaacttccctttttaatgttaattaaaaaaaccaaaataaactaaatttaaatttaaaacaagtctATGGATCTGGGATTATAACAAAAATCACTTACTCCCATCATAAGATGCTCTTTAATCctgaaagaaattttgaaacaacCGAAAACGAAACGAAATGTCGAAGGATTTTTACGATTACGCGTAATCCAATTCACAtgatttgttaattaatttcttcCGATTAAAGTGGATTAAGGCGGTGAAAGCAAAACAAGAAGAAGCAGCAGCCACTTGATGAATGAAAACatacaaagaatacaaaaacaatctGCAATAGTAAATTAGAGAAATGTTCACATATTTTCCttgcattaatttttcttcCCGTTTTTCgctttaaaagttaatttcttaaatttatattttttgtttcttatatttttttaaataaatattttcggtcgttttgtagttaattttgtttaattaattattattatttttctttattaattagtttgtaaaaataaaaatcaaacctaatataatatttactgagaaaaaaacagaaaaacaaaatacaatttattattttcccaaaagtgaaagaataaaaataaaaacagattataataaaaaaaaagattaaacaaaTACTAGCGTGTCTATATAattactatatttttatttgctttaaaaattaagggAGTTTTGTTTCTTTACTTTTCCGACTATAGTtgagtattttgttttaattatttcttttttccgaGTTAAAAATTAGTATGGATATATATGAGTTGTACttgtaattattattagttttttaattagatAAATTTTAGTtgtatttgagtaaaaaataaataaaaatgaaaccatgtttaaaattgaaaatttaaataaatataaaaacaagtaATTTTGATTTGCAAAACCAACATTCACCAATATACAGTTGAGAAAATACCAATCATTTTACTAACTATGTaattacaacaaacaaaaagaaaaacaaaaaaacaaaaaacacaaaacaaaacaaaaatacaagaaatgGTATGATAAATgagtaacatttttaagaactttaactttattaattGTAAGCTATTATTGTAGTGGAAATgaagtgaaaagttttttttttttttaatcttagtGCACCAGCTTTTTagagttaaaatacaaaaagagagataaaatataatattaaatataaaaacaaaacaaaaaaaaataattaaaaaaaggattacttcaaaacaaaacaaagaagttagtaacaacataaaaaagtaaataaaataattcaaaaaaaatgataacattttgttgttttaatttcagtTAAGTTAAATTATATTATGGTTTTCCCTTTTCAGTTTGGTTTTTCTTACTCCCGAAAAGAttgtgatttgtttttgattgataGTCGAGGGAAGTATGTGATTTTTGTATTGTGGTTTTTTactgcaatatattttttttcttgttatacacttttcttaaaaaagatgaaaactaaaatatgctgaaaaaatgtgaacaaaaaaatgtatgttttgtttaaaggcGTAAAAAGAgtaataaaaaagtatacataAAAAGTGTAAAAATGACTTTTAATAAATCGGGATTTTGCAATCACTAACGTGCGACACCTCATAAATCCCCAGAAGCCGCGTCGCATATTTTCGTGCGACAGCTAGTACTTCATTTCAAGCCATGTCGTACGTATTTGTGCGACAGtatatttgattttgtattgGTTTCGGATTGTGTGGCTtctggtgaacattttggtctAAATTTCGTGGCTGTAGGATAACTTTTGAGGAAAATATATAAGAGTGAAATTTTGTCTTCTTCGTGTTTCTTCATATATgtacttcatttttattattcagaaaaaaaataacaatattatttcattcaaaaaattaagttaaaattgaaaattaattagttCAAGTATTGTTGGCAACATCCGTAGAATGTAGTGCTAAATGTAGGCACCTCCCAAAGTACCTTATGTCAAAGACCGCCATTGATGATTTCCGGTTATCTGGCTCGGTGATATTCTGCATACTCTCAACGAACCAACAATATAGAGAAAAGAAagcttgaacaaaaaaataaaaataaattagaattaCAAATCCGAAAACCTACTAAAGTGCtagacaaattaaaataaaaaaagaaaaactattgttgtAACTTGGCCACAAAGGTTTTTTTTCGTTAGTTGGCAACAATTCCAACAagtattctaatttttttttataaagggcAAAATCTCCAAAGATTCAATGGCAACTTTCTTGCCTGCCTCTTCTGGTGGATGGAATATTTGGGTCAGAAATCGATTGGTCAAATACGGCAGCCATAACAGGAGCATGTTTTGTCGATAGCATCCTGACATCTCGGGTGTCCTTCCACTTTGGAACAACAATGCCGTTCTCTTCCTCACGTGCTACCATTTCTCCTGTCTTTAGCTGTGCATTCATAACCTCTTTTGggcaaaatttttttttcgctcGAAGTGTCACAACTAAATGCGGTTTTTGGTCAAGCATGGAGCATGCCAATTCGTAGCTCGtataaaaattgtcaacaaataGAGGGCGACCTACTCCTTTCAATAAAGAATTTAGTTcttcacaaacattttttgccaACCAACTTCTCGAACACCTTTGAGCTTTTGCCGGAGTAAATTTTAGTGGATAAGTGAATCCTTCTGTCGAACAATGTTTGAATAACTGAACACCATAACGATGAGCTTTGTTTGGTATATATTGTCGGAAAACAAGCCTGCCTCTCCAAGGAATTACCGTTTCATCTATGTCCATATTTATTCCGGGTATAAGCTCCCTCTGAAACTTCGTCTGCTGCATGTCCAGAAAAGGTTTTAGTTTTCCAATTCTATCTCCTGTCGCTATGGCGGTGTTGTCAGTAAAATGAATGTAGTTCATAAAAAGTTGGAAACGATTTCTGGACATAGTTTTAGCAGGAATGCCAAAAATTGTAAAGATTGTAAAGAGAAAGCAAAAGCacgaggaatttttttttatctctgTGGAGTTTGTGGGAacccatttattttttcttgatgcACGAGTTATTGGCACGCGATGTATTTGCTGCTTTgcgtaaatatttgtttccaaaacaaTAAGTTGTATAATCTCCCCATCAACAAAAGATTAAAGGCTTCAAGACAGCTTAAATAAAGTTGAAGGCACGTCTATTAGGAAACCGGACTTTCCAgttaaagtaaaagttttttggCGGGAAGAAAACTCCATCCAACTTACATTTTCACTTGTATCAATCAGTGTTGGTGCTTCCTGGGTTCAAGAATCTTCAAGAATCTCTTTCTCATCACTTATGTAACACTTACTAAAAACACAGGATATAATACGAGAGAACACGAAGAAACTACTGTCGTACGTTTTTGTGCGACTTGGCTCCAAcaagtataatttattttatggggcCACATTCGTTGTACGAAAACGTGCGGCACACAAATACtgttaaaatt
It encodes:
- the LOC129941323 gene encoding AN1-type zinc finger protein 6 isoform X1: MERESNPMQPMCRSGCGFYGNPATDGLCSVCYKDSLRKKQQPPVSSTPVSVPSPQPSPTFSPAITVTNTAQPTVQSLQQHNEIKEAACESSTFSRSSSTLSPALASASSSSVESATSSSISTSSSQSPSPSAVTASTIRTGVTSCSSSAGNILNCSTSTSNSSNSNSTTNCCSTSVSASYYSTSSNLISIRIMDSKESNSSSARKRKTNEETTVKDSATTAGPSTSTNDDQDDKEGDKDAKKKKNRCAVCRKKVGLTGFECRCGGLYCAVHRYSDKHDCTFDYREHGAQEIRRNNPVVVGEKIQKI
- the LOC129941323 gene encoding AN1-type zinc finger protein 6 isoform X2; its protein translation is MERESNPMQPMCRSGCGFYGNPATDGLCSVCYKDSLRKKQQPPVSSTPVSVPSPQPSPTFSPAITVTNTAQPTVQSLQQHNEIKEKTNEETTVKDSATTAGPSTSTNDDQDDKEGDKDAKKKKNRCAVCRKKVGLTGFECRCGGLYCAVHRYSDKHDCTFDYREHGAQEIRRNNPVVVGEKIQKI